In one window of Clupea harengus chromosome 4, Ch_v2.0.2, whole genome shotgun sequence DNA:
- the LOC105893640 gene encoding alpha-(1,3)-fucosyltransferase 7-like, translating into MDSSPRQDNCEKANRSKRRCRWILGILVLFCFIFAGHYFQWSAFRHSALLSFNFQRQEPKGITGATTLKPTSITSTLNPPSNTTTPHPPSNTTTPHPPSNTTTLNPPSNTIVLLWYWPFEESSSLDDNFCIDHYGIPNCVLVTDHSWFPKADLIVFHNRELVNGQRRLPLDLPRPEKQRWIWLSLESPPYNGNMRPLAGRFNYTMSYRRDSDIYTPYGHLVPSQAPNGTTVDDFIPKGKTSLACWIVSNYNGGHERTAVYNRLKNIIPVDVYGGAVNKRLSSENLIPTVSRYYFYLSFENSIFRDYITEKVWRNAFAGGAVPVVLGPPREQYEAVMPKDSFIHVNDFSSVEELGHFLKTLAEDKERYATYFNWRLNSTFSFFTDWREELCKICPQVRSLQRQKVYDDLHGWDWQ; encoded by the coding sequence gcAAGATAATTGTGAAAAAGCCAACCGCTCTAAACGTCGGTGCCGGTGGATCCTTGGCAttcttgttcttttttgttttatttttgctggGCATTACTTCCAGTGGTCTGCATTCCGACACTCAGCTCTACTTTCATTCAACTTTCAAAGACAAGAACCAAAGGGCATCACAGGAGCTACCACACTAAAACCCACAAGCATTACTAGCACACTAAACCCCCCCAGCAAtactaccacaccacacccccccaGCAAtactaccacaccacacccccccaGCAATACTACCACACTAAACCCCCCCAGCAATACTATCGTTCTGCTGTGGTATTGGCCCTTTGAAGAGTCATCTAGTCTAGACGACAATTTTTGCATTGACCATTATGGCATACCCAACTGTGTCTTAGTGACTGATCATTCATGGTTTCCCAAAGCAGACCTGATTGTCTTCCACAACCGTGAGCTGGTCAACGGACAACGGAGGCTGCCCCTGGATCTCCCCCGCCCAGAAAAACAGAGATGGATCTGGCTCTCCTTGGAGAGTCCACCTTATAATGGGAATATGAGGCCCCTCGCTGGTCGCTTCAACTACACCATGAGCTACCGCCGCGACTCAGACATTTACACACCATATGGGCATCTTGTGCCAAGCCAAGCTCCAAATGGCACAACTGTTGATGACTTCATACCAAAGGGCAAAACTTCTCTGGCCTGTTGGATAGTGAGCAACTACAATGGCGGACATGAGAGGACGGCTGTGTATAACAGGCTGAAAAACATCATCCCAGTGGATGTGTACGGTGGTGCCGTGAATAAGCGTCTTTCATCAGAGAATCTGATACCCACAGTCTCCCGATACTACTTCTACCTCTCATTTGAGAACAGCATCTTTCGAGACTACATCACGGAGAAAGTGTGGCGCAACGCTTTTGCGGGTGGCGCCGTACCCGTGGTATTGGGTCCGCCCCGGGAGCAATATGAGGCTGTCATGCCAAAGGACTCCTTCATTCATGTGAATGACTTTAGCTCAGTAGAGGAACTGGGCCACTTCCTGAAGACACTGGCCGAAGATAAAGAACGCTACGCCACATACTTCAACTGGCGACTAAATTCTACCTTCAGTTTTTTCACAGACTGGAGGGAGGAACTGTGTAAAATCTGCCCGCAGGTTAGGAGTTTACAAAGGCAAAAGGTAT